A stretch of Buteo buteo chromosome 9, bButBut1.hap1.1, whole genome shotgun sequence DNA encodes these proteins:
- the CEP68 gene encoding centrosomal protein of 68 kDa isoform X2 — MAVDVGKSPSEASLSGKAEGDGRWDCTEVETDYPELMDSLHQLLGAEEATPCSQGMESMAMRGRSRLATSVTQGGSSCRQEVSSASTSRFPRERASLSETEMLIYRAVDGDVPHHVSHRFLSPEEQQVKASGCWEPASSPPSQRGSAEESILAGSCHDAHAGQWNRRLAAQSPLSSTLEVLRPPTSPSPESALRSHSASSFSTLSSEENGLSEEPAQSMPASADVSSPAGTATRDLCCWWAAAEGRAPRARKLFSPLLDDRTTVERIREMSSYQANYWACAIPDSLPPSPDRRSPHWNPNKEYEDLLDYAYPLKPRYKLGKMPEPFLHDSGIGLDSFSVSPEGTSRSTSIYGRGGQARGSGENGRWGFVASADRFSAPGPGKRGRSGAGSYYEPLPIAKASFAKSASSRPSRDSAKDVMTESAKPGSSGRPAADGRSWCTRGSPFPNYKGQAKSTSSFLPTTGVLPLRKEWEGDEEFLSLPPRLQELERLAQFLSNLSLTVRTPGHNHRNLPHHSDGRQPLSSELAPFGEVGGRDKRGNIEDYAGLWHPCSSRKPSWEDTESCGRIYRDPLQGLHVPTSLRGTLDGTYLNEPRVKGYLKKSQEGESLAQCVKMFCCQLEELIRWLYNVADITDSWVPASLDAESMKASLHRYLEFRKDVANHRSLTESVLERGEALLDCMASNSPALKDTLGLIAKQSEELESHAEHLYESVLAAVGPMQGENGMEDKGVQQTAAQWVLPLSDLGFVSQSRDG; from the exons ATGGCCGTGGATGTGGGAAAATCACCTTCTGAAGCCTCATTGAGTGGGAAGGCTGAAGGCGATGGTAGGTGGGACTGCACAGAGGTGGAGACAGACTACCCGGAGCTAATGGACAGCCTGCACCAGCTTTTAGGGGCAGAGGAAGCCACACCCTGCTCACAGGGGATGGAGAGCATGGCAATGAGGGGACGCAGTCGCTTGGCCACCAGCGTTACCCAGGGAGGTTCGAGCTGTCGCCAAGAAGTGTCTTCAGCATCCACATCCAGATTTCCCAGAGAAAGAGCAAGCCTCTCAGAGACAGAGATGTTAATTTATAGAGCTGTCGACGGCGATGTGCCTCATCATGTTAGCCACCGGTTTCTTTCCCCAGAAGAGCAGCAG GTGAAGGCATCAGGCTGTTGGGAGCCGGCATCCAGCCCTCCCAGCCAGCGCGGCTCTGCAGAGGAGAGCATCCTTGCTGGCAGCTGCCACGATGCCCATGCCGGCCAGTGGAACCGAAGGTTGGCAGCTCAATCACCATTATCCTCCACCCTAGAGGTTCTGCGGCCCCCGACCTCACCCAGCCCCGAGAGTGCCCTGCGGAGCCACTCTGCATCAAGCTTCTCCACTctgtcttcagaagaaaatggcCTCTCTGAAGAGCCGGCCCAAAGCATGCCGGCCAGCGCAGATGTGTCTtctcctgcaggcactgccacccgGGACCTGTGCTGTTGGTGggctgcagcagaaggcaggGCACCGCGGGCACGCAAGCTTTTTAGTCCTCTGCTTGATGACCGCACCACCGTGGAGCGCATCAGGGAGATGTCATCATACCAAGCCAATTACTGGGCATGTGCCATACCAGATTCATTACCCCCATCTCCAGACCGTCGTTCACCCCACTGGAATCCCAATAAAGAGTACGAGGACTTGCTGGATTATGCCTATCCGCTGAAGCCAAGATACAAGCTGGGAAAGATGCCGGAGCCTTTCCTTCACGATTCAGGAATAGGTTTGGACAGCTTTTCTGTTTCCCCTGAGGGCACGTCAAGGTCCACCAGCATCTACGGCCGAGGTGGGCAGGCTCGGGGAAGTGGAGAAAATGGACGTTGGGGGTTCGTGGCCTCTGCAGACAGGTTCTCTGCCCCAGGGCCTGGAAAAAGAGGCCGCTCAGGAGCTGGCTCATACTATGAACCTTTACCTATTGCAAAAGCATCCTTTGCAAAGAGTGCTTCCTCTCGTCCTTCTAGAGATTCTGCTAAGGATGTAATGACAGAGTCAGCTAAGCCAGGTTCATCTGGCCGCCCTGCTGCAGATGGGAGAAGCTGGTGCACCAGAGGGAGCCCCTTTCCAAACTACAAAGGGCAGGCAAAAAGCACTAGTAGTTTTTTACCTACAACAGGAGTGCTCCCCCTGAGGAAAGAGTGGGAGGGTGATGAAGaatttctctccctgcctccgAGACTGCAGGAGCTGGAAAGGCTGGCTCAGTTTTTGTCCAATCTTTCCTTAACTGTAAGAACGCCTGGGCACAACCACCGAAACCTTCCACATCACAGTGACGGCAGGCAGCCCCTTTCATCTGAGTTGGCTCCTTTTGGAGAAGTGGGTGGCAGGGACAAAAGAGGTAATATTGAGGATTATGCTGGGCTGTGGCACCCCTGCAGCTCTCGAAAGCCCAGCTGGGAAGACACTGAATCATGTGGCCGGATCTATAGGGATCCTCTGCAGGGGCTTCATGTACCAACCAGTCTCAGGGGCACATTGGATGGGACGTACCTAAATGAACCACGGGTCAAGGGGTATCTGAAGAAGAGCCAGGAGGGCGAGTCCCTTGCCCAGTGTGTTAAG ATGTTTTGCTGCCAGCTGGAAGAGCTAATTCGTTGGCTGTACAACGTCGCAGACATCACCGACAGCTGGGTCCCAGCCTCGCTGGATGCCGAGAGCATGAAGGCATCGCTGCACCGCTACTTG gaGTTCAGGAAAGATGTGGCCAACCACCGGAGCCTGACGGAGAGCGtgctggagaggggagaagCTCTCCTTGACTGCATGGCATCGAATTCGCCAG ctctgaaaGACACGCTGGGTTTGATTGCAAAACAGTCAGAAGAGCTAGAAAGCCACGCGGAGCACTTGTACGAATCCGTTCTAGCTGCTGTGGGTCCCATGCAGGGTGAGAACGGGATGGAGGACAAGGGAGTGCAGCAGACAGCTGCTCAGTGG
- the CEP68 gene encoding centrosomal protein of 68 kDa isoform X1, which produces MSVQGLASSCRSSVPMAVDVGKSPSEASLSGKAEGDGRWDCTEVETDYPELMDSLHQLLGAEEATPCSQGMESMAMRGRSRLATSVTQGGSSCRQEVSSASTSRFPRERASLSETEMLIYRAVDGDVPHHVSHRFLSPEEQQVKASGCWEPASSPPSQRGSAEESILAGSCHDAHAGQWNRRLAAQSPLSSTLEVLRPPTSPSPESALRSHSASSFSTLSSEENGLSEEPAQSMPASADVSSPAGTATRDLCCWWAAAEGRAPRARKLFSPLLDDRTTVERIREMSSYQANYWACAIPDSLPPSPDRRSPHWNPNKEYEDLLDYAYPLKPRYKLGKMPEPFLHDSGIGLDSFSVSPEGTSRSTSIYGRGGQARGSGENGRWGFVASADRFSAPGPGKRGRSGAGSYYEPLPIAKASFAKSASSRPSRDSAKDVMTESAKPGSSGRPAADGRSWCTRGSPFPNYKGQAKSTSSFLPTTGVLPLRKEWEGDEEFLSLPPRLQELERLAQFLSNLSLTVRTPGHNHRNLPHHSDGRQPLSSELAPFGEVGGRDKRGNIEDYAGLWHPCSSRKPSWEDTESCGRIYRDPLQGLHVPTSLRGTLDGTYLNEPRVKGYLKKSQEGESLAQCVKMFCCQLEELIRWLYNVADITDSWVPASLDAESMKASLHRYLEFRKDVANHRSLTESVLERGEALLDCMASNSPALKDTLGLIAKQSEELESHAEHLYESVLAAVGPMQGENGMEDKGVQQTAAQWVLPLSDLGFVSQSRDG; this is translated from the exons ATG AGCGTCCAAGGCTTGGCATCATCTTGCAGAAGTTCTGTCCCCATGGCCGTGGATGTGGGAAAATCACCTTCTGAAGCCTCATTGAGTGGGAAGGCTGAAGGCGATGGTAGGTGGGACTGCACAGAGGTGGAGACAGACTACCCGGAGCTAATGGACAGCCTGCACCAGCTTTTAGGGGCAGAGGAAGCCACACCCTGCTCACAGGGGATGGAGAGCATGGCAATGAGGGGACGCAGTCGCTTGGCCACCAGCGTTACCCAGGGAGGTTCGAGCTGTCGCCAAGAAGTGTCTTCAGCATCCACATCCAGATTTCCCAGAGAAAGAGCAAGCCTCTCAGAGACAGAGATGTTAATTTATAGAGCTGTCGACGGCGATGTGCCTCATCATGTTAGCCACCGGTTTCTTTCCCCAGAAGAGCAGCAG GTGAAGGCATCAGGCTGTTGGGAGCCGGCATCCAGCCCTCCCAGCCAGCGCGGCTCTGCAGAGGAGAGCATCCTTGCTGGCAGCTGCCACGATGCCCATGCCGGCCAGTGGAACCGAAGGTTGGCAGCTCAATCACCATTATCCTCCACCCTAGAGGTTCTGCGGCCCCCGACCTCACCCAGCCCCGAGAGTGCCCTGCGGAGCCACTCTGCATCAAGCTTCTCCACTctgtcttcagaagaaaatggcCTCTCTGAAGAGCCGGCCCAAAGCATGCCGGCCAGCGCAGATGTGTCTtctcctgcaggcactgccacccgGGACCTGTGCTGTTGGTGggctgcagcagaaggcaggGCACCGCGGGCACGCAAGCTTTTTAGTCCTCTGCTTGATGACCGCACCACCGTGGAGCGCATCAGGGAGATGTCATCATACCAAGCCAATTACTGGGCATGTGCCATACCAGATTCATTACCCCCATCTCCAGACCGTCGTTCACCCCACTGGAATCCCAATAAAGAGTACGAGGACTTGCTGGATTATGCCTATCCGCTGAAGCCAAGATACAAGCTGGGAAAGATGCCGGAGCCTTTCCTTCACGATTCAGGAATAGGTTTGGACAGCTTTTCTGTTTCCCCTGAGGGCACGTCAAGGTCCACCAGCATCTACGGCCGAGGTGGGCAGGCTCGGGGAAGTGGAGAAAATGGACGTTGGGGGTTCGTGGCCTCTGCAGACAGGTTCTCTGCCCCAGGGCCTGGAAAAAGAGGCCGCTCAGGAGCTGGCTCATACTATGAACCTTTACCTATTGCAAAAGCATCCTTTGCAAAGAGTGCTTCCTCTCGTCCTTCTAGAGATTCTGCTAAGGATGTAATGACAGAGTCAGCTAAGCCAGGTTCATCTGGCCGCCCTGCTGCAGATGGGAGAAGCTGGTGCACCAGAGGGAGCCCCTTTCCAAACTACAAAGGGCAGGCAAAAAGCACTAGTAGTTTTTTACCTACAACAGGAGTGCTCCCCCTGAGGAAAGAGTGGGAGGGTGATGAAGaatttctctccctgcctccgAGACTGCAGGAGCTGGAAAGGCTGGCTCAGTTTTTGTCCAATCTTTCCTTAACTGTAAGAACGCCTGGGCACAACCACCGAAACCTTCCACATCACAGTGACGGCAGGCAGCCCCTTTCATCTGAGTTGGCTCCTTTTGGAGAAGTGGGTGGCAGGGACAAAAGAGGTAATATTGAGGATTATGCTGGGCTGTGGCACCCCTGCAGCTCTCGAAAGCCCAGCTGGGAAGACACTGAATCATGTGGCCGGATCTATAGGGATCCTCTGCAGGGGCTTCATGTACCAACCAGTCTCAGGGGCACATTGGATGGGACGTACCTAAATGAACCACGGGTCAAGGGGTATCTGAAGAAGAGCCAGGAGGGCGAGTCCCTTGCCCAGTGTGTTAAG ATGTTTTGCTGCCAGCTGGAAGAGCTAATTCGTTGGCTGTACAACGTCGCAGACATCACCGACAGCTGGGTCCCAGCCTCGCTGGATGCCGAGAGCATGAAGGCATCGCTGCACCGCTACTTG gaGTTCAGGAAAGATGTGGCCAACCACCGGAGCCTGACGGAGAGCGtgctggagaggggagaagCTCTCCTTGACTGCATGGCATCGAATTCGCCAG ctctgaaaGACACGCTGGGTTTGATTGCAAAACAGTCAGAAGAGCTAGAAAGCCACGCGGAGCACTTGTACGAATCCGTTCTAGCTGCTGTGGGTCCCATGCAGGGTGAGAACGGGATGGAGGACAAGGGAGTGCAGCAGACAGCTGCTCAGTGG